From a single Brassica oleracea var. oleracea cultivar TO1000 chromosome C5, BOL, whole genome shotgun sequence genomic region:
- the LOC106295204 gene encoding uncharacterized protein C57A10.07, translating into MNKYPFGSSNNPNKSSSYYAYQRGNNDFDLESGSVRKSRKPKTLFAKMFGTRIHHLFKLHPVLVSIVLVSFGITVLIFLSSIYESQFRSAVAYKKNDLDNDVYPFANLKNLVMVAGHSVYTSSNCGKMDKEESWFLESYQKHPGQAATFLSHIEEGVEAAGKDDEALLLFSGGETRKEAGPRSEAQSYWAVAESKGWFGKDDVRSRALTEEHARDSFENLLFSVCRFRELTGSYPHNITVVSYDFKEERFAHLHRSAMGFPESRFRYMGTPASLESKEGALKGEAMVRAQFQEDPYGCVGSLWRKKLKRDPFHRTIPYPNGCPEIRGLFRYCGSAPFPGSLPWDSSVSNL; encoded by the exons ATGAATAAATATCCCTTCGGGTCGAGTAACAATCCCAACAAGTCATCATCATACTACGCGTACCAAAGAGGTAATAATGATTTTGATCTAGAGTCAGGTTCCGTCAGAAAATCAAGAAAGCCCAAGACTTTGTTCGCCAAAATGTTCGGAACTCGCATTCACCACTTGTTCAAACTCCACCCGGTCCTCGTTTCCATCGTCCTCGTCTCCTTTGGGATCACGGTTTTGATCTTTCTATCGTCGATATACGAGAGCCAGTTTCGATCTGCGGTTGCTTACAAGAAGAACGATCTGGATAACGATGTGTATCCGTTTGCTAATCTGAAGAACCTCGTGATGGTTGCTGGGCATTCTGTTTACACGAGCAGTAACTGCGGTAAGATGGATAAAGAGGAGTCGTGGTTCTTGGAGTCTTATCAGAAGCATCCGGGTCAGGCTGCGACGTTCTTGAGTCATATAGAGGAAGGTGTTGAAGCTGCAGGTAAAGATGACGAGGCTTTGCTTCTGTTCAGTGGAGGTGAGACTCGTAAAGAAGCTGGACCTCGCAGTGAAGCTCAGAGTTATTGGGCTGTCGCTGAGTCTAAAGGATGGTTTG GGAAAGATGATGTGAGGTCAAGGGCATTGACGGAAGAGCATGCAAGAGACAGCTTTGAGAATCTTCTCTTTAGTGTTTGTAGATTCAGAGAGCTCACAGGCTCTTACCCACACAACATAACA GTAGTGAGCTATGATTTTAAGGAGGAGAGATTTGCGCATTTGCACCGTTCAGCGATGGGGTTTCCGGAATCAAGATTCAGATACATGGGAACGCCAGCTTCACTTGAGTCCAAAGAAGGCGCTCTGAAAGGGGAGGCTATGGTTAGAGCTCAGTTTCAAGAAGATCCTTACGGATGCGTTGGTTCGCTTTGGCGTAAGAAGCTGAAGCGTGACCCTTTCCACAGGACTATACCTTACCCTAATGGATGCCCTGAGATTAGAGGATTGTTCAGGTACTGTGGTTCAGCTCCTTTTCCTGGCTCTCTCCCATGGGACTCATCTGTGTCAAACCTATAA
- the LOC106295202 gene encoding TOM1-like protein 2 has protein sequence MANNAAACAERATNDMLIGPDWAINIELCDIINMDPSQAKEAVKVLKKRLASKNSKVQILALYALETLSKNCGECVYQLIVERDILPDMVKIVKKKPDLSVREKILSLLDTWQEAFGGSGGRFPQYYNAYNELRSAGIEFPPRTESSVSFFTPPQTQPIIAHAAASDEDAAIQASLQSDDASALSLEEIQSAQGSVDILTDMLGALDPSHPEGLKEELIVDLVEQCRTYQRRVMTLVNTTSDEELLCQGLALNDNLQRVLQQHDDKAKGNSVTATAPTPVPLVSINHEDDDESDDDFAQLSHRSKREGARVSFNPVLPPPPPTMRPVHVESGSMDFLSGDVYTPQGTSETSKPPSTSHSSDRAASAPVFDDPAPRSKSPEQPSFTKPVYDQTEQLPRAPWEPEGIRAFPPPMSVRTSQRQQYSQHSSVPQRTSSGSDSSYEDLVGQSRNLSLNPTASASAAAATPPKKDDKPEDILFKDLVDFAKNRKSSSSSSKPNN, from the exons ATGGCGAATAACGCGGCTGCTTGTGCTGAGAGGGCTACGAATGATATGCTGATTGGTCCTGATTGGGCTATCAACATTGAGCTCTGTGACATTATCAACATGGATCCTAG TCAAGCAAAAGAAGCAGTGAAGGTGCTCAAGAAACGGTTAGCAAGTAAAAATTCTAAAGTTCAGATTCTCGCTCTTTAT GCTTTGGAAACTCTGAGTAAGAATTGTGGAGAGTGCGTGTACCAGCTCATCGTCGAACGTGATATTTTGCCTGATATGGTCAAAATTGTGAAGAAAAAG CCGGACCTGAGTGTTAGGGAGAAGATACTTAGTTTATTAGATACATGGCAAGAAGCTTTCGGTGGGAGCGGTGGTAGATTCCCTCAGTATTACAATGCTTATAATGAACTCAGG TCTGCTGGAATTGAGTTCCCACCTCGAACCGAGAGCAGTGTATCATTCTTTACTCCACCCCAGACTCAGCCTATTATTGCTCACGCTGCTGCGTCTGATGAAGATGCTGCTATTCAGGCCTCTTTGCAAAGTGATGATGCTTCTGCACTCAG TTTGGAAGAGATTCAAAGCGCTCAGGGATCAGTTGATATTTTGACGGACATGCTTGGGGCTCTTGATCCAAGCCATCCTGAG GGTTTAAAGGAAGAACTTATAGTTGACTTGGTAGAGCAATGCCGTACGTATCAGAGACGTGTAATGACTCTGGTCAACACTACATC AGATGAGGAGCTTCTGTGTCAAGGCTTGGCATTGAACGACAACTTGCAGCGCGTTCTTCAGCAGCATGATGATAAGGCAAAGGGAAACTCTGTTACTGCAACAGCTCCCACTCCAGTACCGCTTGTTAGCATCAACCATGAAGACGATGATGAGTCAGATGATGATTTTGCTCAGCTATCTCACAG GTCAAAAAGAGAGGGTGCACGAGTGAGTTTCAACCCTGTTCTTCCTCCACCACCACCTACAATGAGGCCAGTACATGTTGAATCTGGTTCTATGGACTTCCTCAGTGGCGATGTCTACACACCTCAAGGAACCTCAGAGACTTCAAAGCCTCCGAGTACTTCCCATTCATCAGACCGAGCCGCTTCTGCTCCTGTTTTCGACGATCCAGCTCCCCGGAGCAAATCTCCTGAGCAACCTTCGTTCACCAAACCAGTTTATGACCAAACTGAGCAGTTACCTCGCGCTCCATGGGAACCTGAAGGAATCAGGGCTTTTCCACCACCAATGTCCGTTAGAACCAGCCAGAGGCAACAATACTCCCAGCATAGCAGTGTTCCTCAACGCACAAGCAGTGGCTCTGATTCCTCTTATGAAGATCTCGTGGGACAGTCCCGGAATCTTTCTCTGAATCCAACCGCCTCTGCTTCTGCTGCTGCTGCTACACCACCAAAGAAAGATGACAAACCAGAGGATATCCTTTTCAAAGACCTGGTTGACTTTGCGAAAAACAGGAAGTCATCGTCTTCTTCCTCCAAACCCAACAATTAG
- the LOC106293058 gene encoding uncharacterized protein LOC106293058 translates to MLDPSAKTNSHHLCFPSLPDDHSDSGVCSPTLWSTSPPRSHPRHRPEDYSSLSPDSKAQAIARGQRELMEMVSKMPESCYELSLKDIVEARGHDENDRKIFDELTQRTSKVVRKTKSGKRVDPSRNSGGNNSGFLLKMMFPFSFGSKKDTTKKKKKRKGKDSVKDSQVSPRPSISVESVKTEDRDWWNRLSESSGSGSTKRSGSSNSNSSNIIRDKKSSCMLSFLWCVRSRY, encoded by the exons ATGTTAGATCCTTCAGCTAAAACCAACAGTCACCACTTGTGTTTCCCAAGTCTTCCCGATGATCACTCAGACTCCGGCGTCTGTTCTCCCACCCTGTGGAGTACAAGCCCACCGAGAAGTCATCCTCGTCACCGGCCGGAAGATTACTCTAGCCTTTCTCCGGATTCAAAAGCTCAGGCTATCGCTCGTGGACAACGGGAGCTTATGGAGATGGTTAGTAAGATGCCCGAGTCGTGTTACGAGCTTTCCTTGAAGGATATTGTCGAAGCAAGGGGACACGATGAGAATGACAGGAAGATCTTCGATGAGTTGACTCAGAGAACAAGTAAGGTTGTGAGGAAGACGAAGAGTGGTAAGCGAGTTGATCCGAGTCGAAACAGTGGTGGAAACAATAGTGGGTTTCTTCTCAAAATGATGTTTCCGTTTAGCTTTGGATCTAAGAAAGATACGACCAAGAAGAAGAAGAAGAGAAAGGGGAAGGATTCTGTGAAAGATTCTCAGGTTTCACCGAGACCTTCGATCTCGGTTGAGTCTGTTAAAACAGAGGACAGAGATTGGTGGAATAGATTGTCTGAGTCTAGTGGAAGTGGGAGCACAAAGAGGAGTGGTAGTAGCAATAGCAACAGCAGTAACATCATAAG GGATAAAAAGAGTAGCTGCATGTTGTCTTTCCTCTGGTGTGTACGTTCACGATACTAA